In Kitasatospora sp. NA04385, a single genomic region encodes these proteins:
- a CDS encoding ABC transporter ATP-binding protein produces MATGTGEVAAFRNVSKSYGRVKAVNGLDLVLRPGETVALLGPNGAGKSSSLDLLLGLREPDGGTVELFGGTPREAIAAGRVGAMLQSGGLMTDVKVREIVELACRVHPRGYGVDQVLATAGITELADRRVDKLSGGQEQRVRFALAVAGANDLIVLDEPTTGMDVSVRRQFWDAMRTQADAGRTVLFATHYLEEADSVADRVLVLHKGRLIADGSSAEIKARAGARRIGFELHPSDGGTFDEAVLRALPGTVGLDVSARADGVRTVRIRSADADAGVAALYKAGYYPRGLEVTSLGLEQAFLTITGEQDRNESEGANVR; encoded by the coding sequence ATGGCGACGGGAACGGGGGAGGTCGCGGCCTTCCGGAACGTCAGCAAGAGCTACGGCCGGGTGAAGGCGGTGAACGGCCTCGACCTGGTGCTGCGACCCGGCGAGACGGTCGCCCTGCTCGGCCCGAACGGCGCGGGCAAGTCCAGCAGCCTCGACCTGCTGCTGGGCCTGCGCGAACCGGACGGCGGCACGGTCGAGCTGTTCGGCGGCACCCCGCGGGAGGCGATCGCGGCCGGCCGGGTCGGCGCGATGCTGCAGAGCGGCGGTCTGATGACCGACGTCAAGGTCCGCGAGATCGTCGAACTGGCCTGCCGGGTGCACCCCAGGGGATACGGCGTCGACCAGGTGCTGGCCACCGCCGGGATCACCGAGCTCGCCGACCGCCGGGTCGACAAGCTCTCCGGCGGCCAGGAGCAGCGCGTCCGGTTCGCCCTCGCGGTGGCCGGGGCCAACGACCTGATCGTCCTGGACGAGCCCACCACCGGCATGGACGTCTCGGTCCGCCGCCAGTTCTGGGACGCCATGCGCACCCAGGCCGACGCCGGGCGCACCGTGCTGTTCGCCACCCACTACCTGGAGGAGGCCGACTCGGTCGCCGACCGCGTCCTGGTCCTGCACAAGGGCCGGCTGATCGCCGACGGCTCCTCCGCCGAGATCAAGGCCCGGGCCGGCGCCCGCCGGATCGGCTTCGAACTGCACCCCTCCGACGGCGGCACCTTCGACGAGGCCGTGCTGCGCGCCCTGCCCGGCACCGTCGGCCTGGACGTCAGCGCCCGCGCCGACGGCGTGCGCACCGTCCGGATCCGCTCCGCCGACGCCGACGCGGGCGTCGCCGCGCTCTACAAGGCGGGCTACTACCCGCGCGGGCTGGAAGTCACCAGCCTCGGCCTGGAACAGGCCTTCCTGACCATCACCGGCGAGCAGGACCGCAACGAGAGCGAAGGGGCGAACGTCCGATGA
- a CDS encoding DUF6113 family protein — MRFTHALLGTREQRLAEPMPPRGVRIAAYAVLFLLGAAVSVCGAFVQALWGGFGVVPALAGCAGLFYGGLRATGTKLGAGCALGGWFLVLAVLLAPRPEGDLVLSATPSAYLYLFGGAVLGVVCATLPTRSGFLFGVPAPAPRRTVRDGDR, encoded by the coding sequence GTGAGGTTCACGCACGCCCTGCTGGGCACCCGCGAACAGCGCCTGGCCGAGCCGATGCCGCCGCGCGGCGTCCGGATCGCGGCGTACGCCGTGCTGTTCCTGCTCGGAGCGGCGGTGTCCGTGTGCGGAGCTTTCGTGCAGGCCCTGTGGGGCGGCTTCGGCGTGGTGCCGGCCCTGGCGGGCTGCGCGGGGCTGTTCTACGGGGGGCTGCGGGCGACCGGCACCAAGCTCGGTGCGGGGTGCGCGCTGGGCGGCTGGTTCCTGGTGCTGGCGGTGCTGCTGGCGCCCCGTCCGGAGGGTGACCTGGTGCTCTCCGCGACACCGTCGGCCTACCTGTACCTGTTCGGCGGCGCGGTGCTCGGGGTGGTCTGCGCGACCCTGCCGACCCGCTCCGGGTTCCTGTTCGGCGTACCGGCGCCGGCGCCCCGACGGACCGTCAGGGACGGCGACCGCTAG
- a CDS encoding DUF2304 family protein: MALSVSAVLLMLVVVVVLVRRSTLKVSHALVCALLGFYLASSSIAPSIQQVTANLAGMLNGLNL, from the coding sequence ATGGCTTTGTCCGTCTCCGCCGTGTTGCTGATGCTGGTCGTGGTCGTGGTCCTGGTCCGCCGTTCGACCCTCAAGGTGAGCCACGCCCTGGTGTGCGCGCTGCTCGGCTTCTACCTGGCGTCCAGCTCGATCGCGCCGTCGATCCAGCAGGTGACGGCCAACCTGGCCGGGATGCTCAACGGGCTGAACCTCTAG
- a CDS encoding ABC transporter family substrate-binding protein has product MPRPRFLPLPLTATVAALSIALCSCSSAPGSADGGPARAAAAAGDDAPRMTQQEMNARPRDALRRGGTLVWAIDQYSSQWNPLQADGSEASTNDVVKALLPTFWRSDAGGVQTPNPAYLSDVRSETRQGKQVVVWTLNPKAHWSDGTPITWRDLQADWQALNGQDPAYRTATSNGFDQVESVVRGQDDFQAVMTFKEPYSEWQAMFNNAGNAPLLPAKYVATPELFNTSFKNRIPVTAGPFTVGSLDAGSRTVTAVADPQWWGDEPLLDKIVFKAYDTGAMPQAFAKGEIDFYNNGPNTEGYRLIRSTAGGEVRKAGGPNLRHLVLNGRSPLLEDARLRQALVQAIDRAEITRTDLAGLDWPYVPMNNHFLVPSQHGYQDNSEGLSRFDPDAARATLDALGWKPGAGGVRAKDGKELVLRYVAPAANNLAENESEEVTRMLAAVGVTVQVQTVPAGDYFDGYVYKHDFDLTSFSLLGTPFPVSNSISTFQQDSGSNWAQVGSKALDRAMADAAKADSADEETAALNRADAEAWQVAGLVPLYQRPAIYGVRKELANIGAAGLGDVVYENIGLLK; this is encoded by the coding sequence GTGCCGAGACCCCGCTTCCTCCCGCTCCCCCTGACCGCCACGGTGGCGGCGCTGTCCATCGCGCTCTGCTCGTGCAGTTCCGCGCCGGGCTCCGCCGACGGCGGACCGGCCCGGGCGGCGGCCGCGGCGGGCGACGACGCACCGCGGATGACCCAGCAGGAGATGAACGCCCGGCCGCGCGACGCGCTGCGCCGGGGCGGCACCCTGGTGTGGGCGATCGACCAGTACTCCAGCCAGTGGAACCCGCTCCAGGCGGACGGCTCGGAGGCCTCCACCAACGACGTCGTCAAGGCGCTGCTGCCGACCTTCTGGCGCTCCGACGCGGGCGGCGTGCAGACCCCCAACCCGGCCTACCTCTCCGACGTGCGCAGCGAGACCCGGCAGGGCAAGCAGGTCGTGGTGTGGACGCTCAACCCGAAGGCGCACTGGTCCGACGGCACCCCGATCACCTGGCGCGACCTGCAGGCCGACTGGCAGGCGCTGAACGGCCAGGACCCGGCGTACCGGACGGCCACCAGCAACGGCTTCGACCAGGTGGAGAGCGTGGTCCGCGGCCAGGACGACTTCCAGGCCGTGATGACCTTCAAGGAGCCGTACTCGGAGTGGCAGGCGATGTTCAACAACGCCGGCAACGCCCCGCTGCTGCCCGCGAAGTACGTCGCCACCCCCGAGCTGTTCAACACCTCGTTCAAGAACCGCATCCCGGTCACCGCCGGCCCCTTCACGGTGGGCTCGCTGGACGCCGGGTCGCGCACCGTCACCGCGGTCGCCGACCCGCAGTGGTGGGGCGACGAGCCGCTGCTCGACAAGATCGTCTTCAAGGCGTACGACACCGGCGCGATGCCGCAGGCCTTCGCCAAGGGCGAGATCGACTTCTACAACAACGGCCCCAACACCGAGGGCTACCGGCTGATCCGGTCCACCGCGGGCGGCGAGGTCCGCAAGGCCGGCGGCCCCAACCTGCGGCACCTGGTGCTCAACGGCAGGAGCCCGCTGCTGGAGGACGCCAGGCTGCGCCAGGCGCTGGTCCAGGCGATCGACCGGGCCGAGATCACCCGCACCGACCTGGCCGGTCTGGACTGGCCGTACGTGCCGATGAACAACCACTTCCTGGTGCCCTCCCAGCACGGCTACCAGGACAACTCGGAGGGCCTGAGCCGCTTCGACCCGGACGCCGCCAGGGCGACCCTCGACGCGCTGGGCTGGAAGCCCGGGGCGGGCGGCGTGCGGGCCAAGGACGGCAAGGAGCTGGTGCTGCGCTACGTGGCGCCGGCCGCGAACAACCTGGCGGAGAACGAGAGCGAGGAGGTCACCCGGATGCTCGCCGCGGTCGGGGTGACCGTGCAGGTCCAGACGGTGCCGGCCGGCGACTACTTCGACGGCTACGTCTACAAGCACGACTTCGACCTGACCTCGTTCTCGCTGCTGGGCACGCCCTTCCCGGTCTCCAACTCGATCAGCACCTTCCAGCAGGACTCCGGCTCCAACTGGGCCCAGGTCGGCAGCAAGGCGCTCGACCGGGCGATGGCGGACGCCGCCAAGGCCGACAGCGCGGACGAGGAGACGGCGGCGCTCAACCGCGCCGACGCGGAGGCCTGGCAGGTCGCCGGACTCGTCCCGCTGTACCAGCGCCCGGCCATCTACGGGGTGCGCAAGGAACTCGCCAACATCGGCGCCGCCGGCCTCGGCGATGTCGTCTACGAGAACATCGGCCTGCTGAAGTAA
- a CDS encoding prolyl oligopeptidase family serine peptidase — MTTEKPHDTFPRQYARTGRFTAGAPRSFSVSPDGARVLFLRSRGEGNPANLLWRLDTATGAESVLADPAVLLGGGAEELSAAERARRERSRETSAGIVGYALDAAGRTAAFALSGRLFAVDTVTGEARELPAATPLLDPRPSPDGAHVAYATPDGELRVSAADGSGDRLLAAPGADGVSWGQAEFIAQEEMGRDRGHWWAPDGRALLAARVDDTPVRRWWIADPANPGRPPVEVAYPAAGTPNAEVGLWLLGLDGERTEIRWDRAAYPYLARVHWSAGGPPLLQVQARDQREQLVLEADTATGETTVLVTERDADWLELFGGVPVRLADGRLVRITDRDGARVLTVDEKPLTDAGLHVRSVLGTDGESVLFTASAGAAEFERRPPGWLGVFEAGPDGVREVGDGALGAVRGAGTTVLTTAHPRRPGTTVTVHRAGAEPLVVASHAATPLLAARPVFRFAGERRIPCAVLLPTGYDPDADGALPVLMDPYGGPHGQRVVQAHNPHLVSQWFADQGFAVIVADGRGTPGHSPGWEKSINRRTAEVSVQDQVDALHALAEQFPLDLSKVAVRGWSYGGYLAAAAVLREPGVFHAAVAGAPVTEHDLYDTHYTERYYGDPTAEPESYRANSLVEMAPSLSRPLMIVHGLADDNVVVAHSLRLSTALLAAGRPHTVLPLSGVTHMTPQEQVAENLLLLQVRFLKESLGLL; from the coding sequence ATGACGACCGAGAAGCCGCACGACACCTTCCCCCGGCAGTACGCCCGCACCGGGCGCTTCACCGCGGGCGCGCCCCGCTCGTTCAGCGTCTCCCCGGACGGCGCCCGGGTGCTGTTCCTGCGCTCCCGCGGCGAGGGGAACCCGGCCAACCTGCTGTGGCGCCTCGACACCGCCACCGGCGCCGAGAGCGTGCTCGCCGACCCCGCGGTGCTGCTCGGCGGCGGCGCGGAGGAGCTGTCCGCCGCCGAGCGGGCCCGCCGCGAGCGCAGCCGGGAGACCTCCGCCGGGATCGTCGGCTACGCCCTGGACGCCGCCGGGCGCACCGCCGCCTTCGCGCTCTCCGGGCGGCTGTTCGCGGTCGACACCGTCACCGGCGAGGCCCGCGAACTGCCCGCCGCCACCCCGCTGCTGGACCCGCGGCCCAGCCCCGACGGCGCACACGTCGCCTACGCCACCCCGGACGGCGAGCTGCGGGTCAGCGCCGCCGACGGCAGCGGCGACCGGCTGCTGGCCGCGCCCGGGGCGGACGGGGTCAGCTGGGGGCAGGCCGAGTTCATCGCCCAGGAGGAGATGGGCCGCGACCGCGGCCACTGGTGGGCCCCCGACGGCCGCGCGCTGCTGGCCGCCCGGGTCGACGACACCCCGGTGCGCCGCTGGTGGATCGCCGACCCGGCCAACCCCGGCCGCCCGCCGGTCGAGGTCGCCTACCCGGCGGCCGGCACGCCCAACGCCGAGGTCGGGCTCTGGCTGCTCGGCCTGGACGGGGAGCGCACCGAGATCCGCTGGGACCGCGCCGCGTACCCGTACCTGGCCCGGGTGCACTGGTCGGCCGGCGGGCCGCCGCTGCTCCAGGTGCAGGCCCGCGACCAGCGCGAGCAGCTGGTCCTGGAGGCCGACACCGCCACCGGGGAGACGACGGTGCTGGTCACCGAGCGGGACGCGGACTGGCTGGAGCTGTTCGGCGGGGTGCCGGTGCGGCTGGCCGACGGGCGGCTGGTGCGGATCACCGACCGGGACGGCGCGCGGGTCCTGACCGTCGACGAGAAGCCGCTCACCGACGCCGGACTGCACGTCCGCTCGGTGCTCGGCACGGACGGGGAGAGCGTGCTGTTCACCGCCTCCGCCGGGGCCGCCGAGTTCGAGCGCCGCCCGCCCGGCTGGCTGGGCGTCTTCGAGGCCGGCCCCGACGGCGTGCGGGAGGTCGGCGACGGGGCGCTCGGCGCGGTGCGCGGCGCGGGCACCACCGTGCTCACCACCGCCCACCCGCGGCGGCCCGGCACCACCGTCACCGTGCACCGCGCGGGCGCCGAACCGCTGGTGGTCGCCTCGCACGCGGCCACCCCGCTGCTGGCCGCCCGGCCGGTGTTCCGGTTCGCCGGCGAGCGGCGCATCCCCTGCGCGGTGCTGCTGCCCACCGGCTACGACCCGGACGCCGACGGGGCGCTGCCCGTCCTGATGGACCCGTACGGCGGCCCGCACGGGCAGCGGGTGGTGCAGGCGCACAACCCGCACCTGGTGTCGCAGTGGTTCGCCGACCAGGGCTTCGCGGTGATCGTCGCCGACGGGCGCGGCACCCCCGGGCACAGCCCCGGCTGGGAGAAGTCGATCAACCGGCGGACCGCCGAGGTCTCCGTCCAGGACCAGGTCGACGCGCTGCACGCGCTCGCCGAGCAGTTCCCGCTCGACCTGTCGAAGGTCGCCGTCCGCGGCTGGTCGTACGGCGGCTACCTGGCCGCCGCCGCGGTGCTCCGCGAACCCGGGGTGTTCCACGCCGCGGTGGCCGGCGCGCCCGTCACCGAGCACGACCTCTACGACACCCACTACACCGAGCGCTACTACGGCGACCCGACCGCCGAACCCGAGTCGTACCGGGCCAACTCGCTGGTGGAGATGGCCCCTTCGCTGAGCCGGCCGCTGATGATCGTGCACGGCCTCGCCGACGACAACGTGGTGGTCGCGCACAGCCTGCGGCTGTCCACCGCGCTGCTCGCGGCCGGCCGCCCGCACACCGTGCTGCCGCTGTCCGGGGTGACCCACATGACCCCGCAGGAGCAGGTCGCGGAGAACCTGCTGCTGCTCCAGGTCCGGTTCCTGAAGGAGTCGCTCGGCCTGCTGTAA
- a CDS encoding ABC transporter substrate-binding protein → MSSRKTRLAAAILVAGALTVTTACSSGHSNGDGASASKAPVKTTAISVGTAEDSKGPAAQEPNAKKGGTVNMIDRDDFSHLDPGQIYLNYNSEVSLLFTRQLTGYKTMPDGSQKLVGDLATDTGTTTDGGKTWKFTLKDGVKWQDGTPITSADVKYSIERLYATFIKSGPTYIQSWLSGADYRTAYEGPYNGKQLDAVQTPDDKTVVIAFQDIHPDANFTLAMTGYGVVPQAHDTKEEYDKKPFSSGPYQITEHVTDRSLDLERNPNWDPATDPIRNAYPDKWHMTFGVQLQQSTERFMADNGEDKTAFTFHNTVDPKYIDEVKGNDKYKSRTLEGLTPYVDYYYINNDRIKDKRVREALIRAFPHKQTRQLQGGTSYGDYATSYMSPTVLGYESYDAYGILKKPEGDPEAAKKLLTEANALGTTIVYPYNNTPIQQKVTEAIRDALEKAGFKFVPKPLDAKTYYDTVALLDNGADLYWGGWGADWPTGYTSLQQVWDGRVIADGGQNLAHVNNPEINSAIDAAAKIADPVAQGKAWAAIDKQLQDNAYSIPDVYQRSLSLYGSGLGGVKFDSLAGLQSPLNIYVK, encoded by the coding sequence ATGAGCTCTCGCAAGACGCGGCTCGCGGCCGCCATTCTCGTGGCCGGGGCCCTGACCGTCACCACGGCGTGCTCCAGCGGCCACAGCAACGGCGACGGCGCCAGCGCCTCCAAGGCCCCGGTCAAGACCACCGCGATCTCGGTCGGCACCGCCGAGGACTCGAAGGGCCCGGCGGCCCAGGAGCCGAACGCGAAGAAGGGCGGCACGGTCAACATGATCGACCGCGACGACTTCTCGCACCTCGACCCGGGCCAGATCTACCTGAACTACAACTCCGAGGTCTCGCTGCTGTTCACCCGTCAGCTGACGGGCTACAAGACCATGCCCGACGGTTCGCAGAAGCTGGTCGGCGACCTCGCCACCGACACCGGCACCACCACCGACGGCGGCAAGACCTGGAAGTTCACGCTGAAGGACGGCGTGAAGTGGCAGGACGGCACCCCGATCACCTCGGCCGACGTCAAGTACTCGATCGAGCGCCTCTACGCGACGTTCATCAAGTCCGGCCCGACCTACATCCAGTCCTGGCTCTCCGGCGCCGACTACCGCACGGCCTACGAGGGCCCGTACAACGGCAAGCAGCTGGACGCGGTCCAGACCCCGGACGACAAGACCGTGGTCATCGCCTTCCAGGACATCCACCCGGACGCCAACTTCACCCTGGCGATGACCGGTTACGGCGTCGTGCCGCAGGCCCACGACACCAAGGAGGAGTACGACAAGAAGCCGTTCTCCTCGGGCCCGTACCAGATCACCGAGCACGTCACCGACCGCTCGCTGGACCTGGAGCGCAACCCCAACTGGGACCCGGCCACCGACCCGATCCGGAACGCCTACCCGGACAAGTGGCACATGACCTTCGGTGTCCAGCTGCAGCAGTCCACCGAGCGCTTCATGGCGGACAACGGCGAGGACAAGACCGCGTTCACCTTCCACAACACGGTCGACCCGAAGTACATCGACGAGGTCAAGGGCAACGACAAGTACAAGTCGCGCACCCTCGAGGGCCTGACCCCGTACGTCGACTACTACTACATCAACAACGACCGCATCAAGGACAAGCGGGTCCGCGAGGCGCTCATCCGGGCGTTCCCGCACAAGCAGACCCGCCAGCTCCAGGGCGGCACCTCCTACGGTGACTACGCCACCTCGTACATGAGCCCGACCGTGCTCGGCTACGAGTCCTACGACGCGTACGGCATCCTGAAGAAGCCGGAGGGCGACCCGGAGGCGGCCAAGAAGCTGCTGACCGAGGCGAACGCGCTGGGCACCACCATCGTCTACCCGTACAACAACACCCCGATCCAGCAGAAGGTCACCGAGGCCATCCGCGACGCGCTGGAGAAGGCCGGCTTCAAGTTCGTGCCGAAGCCGCTGGACGCCAAGACCTACTACGACACCGTCGCCCTGCTCGACAACGGCGCCGACCTGTACTGGGGCGGCTGGGGCGCCGACTGGCCGACCGGCTACACCTCGCTGCAGCAGGTCTGGGACGGCCGGGTCATCGCCGACGGCGGCCAGAACCTGGCGCACGTGAACAACCCGGAGATCAACTCCGCGATCGACGCCGCCGCCAAGATCGCCGACCCGGTGGCGCAGGGCAAGGCGTGGGCCGCGATCGACAAGCAGCTGCAGGACAACGCCTACTCGATCCCGGACGTGTACCAGCGCTCGCTGAGCCTGTACGGCTCGGGCCTGGGCGGCGTGAAGTTCGACTCGCTGGCCGGCCTGCAGTCCCCGCTCAACATCTACGTCAAGTAG
- the mshB gene encoding N-acetyl-1-D-myo-inositol-2-amino-2-deoxy-alpha-D-glucopyranoside deacetylase encodes MTSVPPADTHGLLLVHAHPDDESINNGSTMARYAAEGVRVTLVTCTLGEGGEVIPPELAHLAQDRDDALGGHRIGELAAAMRELGVTDHRFLGGAGRWRDSGMMGVPDNDDPSCFWRADVDEAAGLLAAVVREVRPRVLVTYDENGGYGHPDHIQAHRVALRGYELAADPAFGPELGEPWRIAKVYYNRMPRSVIEAALARTSAEARFGGTAPVDQVPGVVDDRVVTTVLDNAAHAGAKAAAMRAHATQVTVDGDHFALSNGLGQPLLATEYYELVRGPLGPGAPETDLFAGVER; translated from the coding sequence ATGACCTCCGTACCCCCGGCCGACACGCACGGGCTGCTGCTGGTGCACGCGCATCCCGACGACGAGTCGATCAACAACGGCTCCACGATGGCCCGGTACGCGGCCGAGGGCGTCCGGGTCACCCTGGTGACCTGCACGCTGGGCGAGGGCGGCGAGGTGATCCCGCCGGAGCTGGCCCACCTGGCGCAGGACCGCGACGACGCCCTGGGCGGGCACCGGATCGGCGAGCTGGCCGCCGCGATGCGCGAACTGGGCGTCACCGACCACCGCTTCCTGGGCGGGGCGGGCCGCTGGCGGGACTCCGGGATGATGGGCGTCCCGGACAACGACGACCCGTCCTGCTTCTGGCGGGCGGACGTGGACGAGGCGGCCGGCCTGCTGGCCGCGGTGGTCCGCGAGGTGCGGCCGCGGGTGCTGGTGACGTACGACGAGAACGGCGGCTACGGCCACCCCGACCACATCCAGGCGCACCGGGTGGCGCTGCGCGGCTACGAGCTGGCCGCCGACCCGGCGTTCGGCCCGGAGCTGGGCGAGCCCTGGCGGATCGCCAAGGTCTACTACAACCGGATGCCCCGCTCGGTGATCGAGGCCGCGCTGGCCCGGACCTCCGCCGAGGCGCGGTTCGGGGGCACCGCGCCGGTCGACCAGGTGCCCGGCGTGGTGGACGACCGGGTGGTCACCACCGTGCTGGACAACGCGGCGCACGCCGGGGCGAAGGCCGCCGCGATGCGGGCGCACGCCACCCAGGTCACCGTGGACGGCGACCACTTCGCGCTCAGCAACGGCCTGGGCCAGCCGCTGCTGGCCACCGAGTACTACGAGCTGGTGCGCGGCCCGCTCGGCCCGGGCGCCCCGGAGACCGACCTGTTCGCGGGGGTGGAGCGGTGA
- a CDS encoding ABC transporter permease, translated as MTTLIRLEILRTLRNKRYLMFTVLYPALLYVFFISAYGSGGTVAGGVSVKSYFMVSMATFGAVGAVLTGSAQRISLERKSGWTRQLRLTALPGRAYTLGKIAACAVTTLPAILVVFVIGAIEGVDLTAVQWIGLAAALWLGSFVFAALGVALGYAAEPDAVQPVVMIVYMLMALFGGTWFPISESLKAYARFNPVYDYNQLASFIHGQGVAALPIAVLAAFLVLFTTAAAVLYRKDARRA; from the coding sequence ATGACCACCCTGATCCGGCTGGAGATCCTGCGCACCCTGCGCAACAAGCGGTACCTGATGTTCACCGTGCTCTACCCCGCGCTGCTGTACGTCTTCTTCATCAGCGCCTACGGCAGCGGCGGCACGGTGGCCGGCGGCGTCTCCGTCAAGTCGTACTTCATGGTCTCGATGGCCACCTTCGGCGCGGTCGGCGCCGTGCTGACCGGCTCCGCGCAGCGCATCTCGCTGGAGCGCAAGAGCGGCTGGACCCGCCAACTGCGGCTCACCGCGCTGCCCGGCCGGGCCTACACCCTCGGCAAGATCGCCGCCTGCGCGGTCACCACGCTGCCCGCCATCCTGGTCGTCTTCGTCATCGGCGCGATCGAGGGCGTCGACCTCACCGCCGTCCAGTGGATCGGCCTGGCCGCCGCCCTGTGGCTCGGCAGCTTCGTCTTCGCCGCGCTCGGCGTCGCCCTCGGCTACGCGGCCGAACCGGACGCCGTCCAGCCCGTCGTGATGATCGTCTACATGCTGATGGCGCTGTTCGGCGGCACCTGGTTCCCGATCTCCGAGTCGCTGAAGGCCTACGCCCGGTTCAACCCCGTCTACGACTACAACCAGCTGGCCTCGTTCATCCACGGCCAGGGCGTCGCCGCACTGCCGATCGCCGTGCTCGCCGCCTTCCTGGTGCTCTTCACCACCGCCGCGGCCGTCCTGTACCGCAAGGACGCCCGACGGGCATGA
- a CDS encoding ABC transporter permease has protein sequence MTTPTGATTDGNTSRPGSTSDLAANATADAPADQGFRGLSPGQLMWRRFLRDRTGVVSACVVLFFIAVAILAPLISLVYGKDPKTHYGQEGTGLLTDSGLPMGPNGGMSGDFWFGLEPGLGRDVLTLLVYGIRTSLIIAVATSLLTTVIGVALGIAAGYLGGKTDYFIGRVIDVLMSFPSQIFLIATMPVVTGLLVARDENPPGWLPFVAVTLVLSLLGWMSLARILRGVSLSLREREFIEAAKVTGASPMRIIFKEILPNLWTPILVQSTLALPAFVTAEAGLSYLGVGVTEPTPDWGRMIADGAGFLRTDVTFLLFPGLAMVVFVLAFNLLGDSVRDAFDPKTNR, from the coding sequence ATGACGACGCCTACTGGGGCCACGACGGACGGGAACACCTCCCGTCCCGGGTCGACGTCGGACCTCGCGGCCAACGCCACGGCCGACGCACCCGCCGATCAGGGCTTCCGGGGCCTCTCCCCCGGGCAGCTGATGTGGCGCCGCTTCCTCCGCGACCGCACCGGCGTGGTGAGCGCGTGCGTGGTGCTGTTCTTCATCGCGGTGGCGATCCTCGCCCCGCTCATCTCGCTGGTCTACGGCAAGGACCCGAAGACCCACTACGGCCAGGAGGGCACCGGTCTGCTGACCGACTCCGGCCTGCCGATGGGCCCCAACGGCGGCATGAGCGGCGACTTCTGGTTCGGCCTGGAGCCCGGCCTCGGCCGCGACGTGCTGACCCTGCTGGTCTACGGCATCCGCACCTCGCTGATCATCGCCGTCGCCACCTCGCTGCTGACCACCGTGATCGGCGTCGCGCTCGGCATCGCGGCCGGCTACCTCGGCGGCAAGACCGACTACTTCATCGGCCGGGTGATCGACGTCCTGATGTCGTTCCCGTCGCAGATCTTCCTGATCGCGACCATGCCGGTGGTCACCGGACTGCTGGTCGCCCGGGACGAGAACCCGCCGGGCTGGCTGCCGTTCGTCGCGGTCACCCTGGTGCTGTCGCTGCTCGGCTGGATGAGCCTGGCCCGCATCCTGCGCGGCGTGTCGCTGTCGCTGCGCGAACGCGAGTTCATCGAGGCCGCCAAGGTCACCGGCGCCTCCCCGATGAGGATCATCTTCAAGGAGATCCTGCCCAACCTGTGGACGCCGATCCTGGTGCAGTCCACCCTCGCGCTGCCCGCCTTCGTCACCGCGGAGGCCGGTCTCTCCTACCTGGGCGTGGGCGTGACCGAGCCGACCCCGGACTGGGGCCGCATGATCGCCGACGGCGCGGGCTTCCTCCGGACCGACGTCACCTTCCTGCTCTTCCCGGGCCTCGCCATGGTGGTGTTCGTTCTGGCCTTCAACCTGCTCGGCGACTCCGTCCGGGACGCGTTCGACCCGAAGACCAACCGCTGA